In one window of Lolium rigidum isolate FL_2022 unplaced genomic scaffold, APGP_CSIRO_Lrig_0.1 contig_2638_1, whole genome shotgun sequence DNA:
- the LOC124680716 gene encoding uncharacterized protein LOC124680716, which yields MGACNSCEATAVAAVTGSAAVGEATAARVVLADGELQRFPGGTLASHALKAAASAAASGGAGACFLCSADGLELGGAVAALAHDEELQTGQLYFVLPAAMRRRPLQAEEMAALAIRASAALAGDHDGPLVFPDSATGVGAARSAVKGSRRRSRRTPSLGRDFVTDLGAIAE from the coding sequence ATGGGCGCGTGCAACTCGTGCGAggccacggcggtggcggcggtcacCGGGAGCGCGGCGGTgggggaggcgacggcggcgagggtgGTGCTCGCGGATGGCGAGCTGCAGCGGTTCCCCGGGGGCACCCTGGCGTCGCATGCGCTCAAggcggccgcctccgccgccgcctcgggcggcgcgggcgcgtgCTTCCTGTGCAGCGCCGACGGGCTCGagctcggcggcgcggtggcggcgctgGCGCACGACGAGGAGCTGCAGACCGGGCAGCTCTACTTCGTGCTCCCCGCGGCGAtgcggcggcggccgctgcagGCGGAGGAGATGGCCGCGCTCGCCATCCGCGCCAGCGCCGCGCTGGCGGGCGACCACGACGGCCCGCTCGTCTTCCCGGATTCGGCAACAGGAGTCGGCGCTGCGAGGAGCGCTGTCAAGGGGTCCCGGCGGCGCTCGCGCAGGACACCTAGCCTGGGGAGGGACTTCGTGACAGACCTCGGCGCCATTGCCGAGTAG
- the LOC124680715 gene encoding uncharacterized protein LOC124680715, translating to MGACNSCEATAVAAVTGSAPLGEATAARVVLADGDLQRYPGGTLASHALKAATVAAGGAGACFLCSADGLQLGGAVSAAAPDEELQPGQLYFILPASMRRRLLQAEEMAALAIRASAALAGDHDGPLVFPDSAPAASRSGGKGSRRRSRRTASLGRDFVPDLGAIAE from the coding sequence ATGGGCGCGTGCAACTCGTGCGAggccacggcggtggcggcggtgaccGGGAGCGCGCCACTTGgagaggcgacggcggcgagggtgGTGCTCGCGGACGGCGACCTGCAGCGGTACCCCGGGGGCACGCTGGCGTCGCACGCGCTCAAGGCGGCCACAGTTgccgcgggcggcgcgggcgcgtgCTTCCTCTGCAGCGCGGACGGCCTCCAGCTGGGCGGCGCGGTGTCGGCTGCGGCGCCCGACGAGGAGCTGCAGCCCGGCCAGCTCTACTTCATCCTCCCCGCTTcgatgcggcggcggctgctgcaggCAGAGGAGATGGCCGCGCTCGCCATCCGCGCCAGCGCCGCGCTGGCGGGCGACCACGACGGCCCGCTCGTGTTCCCGGATTCGGCGCCCGCTGCCTCGAGGAGCGGCGGGAAGGGGTCCCGGCGGCGCTCGCGGAGGACCGCCAGCCTGGGGCGGGACTTTGTGCCGGACCTCGGCGCCATTGCGGAGTAG